The DNA sequence tttttgtgCTTAGTTGTTCATTAGCGTCCTTTGCTCTATAAGCATCATTAACATGAAATTCATTTATTTTGCTACCCTATTTTTGCTAGCTGCATTTACTGCTTCTGCACTTAGCTGCGACTCATCTACTGTCTCTTTTCATCTGCTGCCAGGAGATTATACTTGTGGACAGATCTTCTATGCTTTACTTTCTACAACTGATACATGCCCACTGAGTTCTGGGGGTATCAGCATATGTAACGGATTTGGAACCGATTGTGTCACATGTTCCAACATCACAAACACTACATGTGGTTTGCTGTTCACATGTACAGCAATTGGCTACAATGGAATACAGCTAATCACAGCCACCTATAGCGTATGTTTCTCTTTTGAGCTTTATCTACTACTTTTAAATTACCTGACCCTTTTTATTACAGCTGGGACCTCTGGTAGGCACTATTGCCACGACAGGCAATTTCAAATGCCTTGTAAGCTATAACCCACCACCAGTTGTCAACACACCTATTCCTGTGCAACCG is a window from the Schistocerca gregaria isolate iqSchGreg1 unplaced genomic scaffold, iqSchGreg1.2 ptg000867l, whole genome shotgun sequence genome containing:
- the LOC126323742 gene encoding uncharacterized protein LOC126323742; this encodes MKFIYFATLFLLAAFTASALSCDSSTVSFHLLPGDYTCGQIFYALLSTTDTCPLSSGGISICNGFGTDCVTCSNITNTTCGLLFTCTAIGYNGIQLITATYSLGPLVGTIATTGNFKCLVSYNPPPVVNTPIPVQPDQCLASSVSINVNGIVLAGSIFTATLSTNSTAPGCTLSSGGAQLCNDIGRDCTQCITTGISPTLTYTCRAPPTPQQFVLTGTYLLGDVIGTIATNFRSIQP